A stretch of DNA from Bactrocera neohumeralis isolate Rockhampton chromosome 6, APGP_CSIRO_Bneo_wtdbg2-racon-allhic-juicebox.fasta_v2, whole genome shotgun sequence:
aattcgCGAAATATTCTCCTTGTCTGAGGCTTAAAGCTAGGCATAACCTTAAACTATCAAAATTACCTTCTTTGTAACATTCGTCTGAAATATATAGTCCTCACAATCCAAATCGAGTtgtaaatcatttttaaatagCTGTATTTGAGAGCCAAAACAATCCTTTAGCTGTAATTTATTTGCGGGAGGAATAATATGATTCGAAGGACCTTTATTAGATTGTTCAGGAATGCGAGAGTTATCGTTTTGCTTACTACAATTGGGAGTTTGTTTGAGAATTAGTGGATGTGttgaattatatataaattccaACAACTTTACAGCTTGTTTCCGTTTTAAAGGTTTGATGCCATATTGATAAAGTTGTTTCAATATTTCTGATTCTGATTGATGCATAAACTCCGGTTTAGGATCAGTGACAATGCGGGTGGTATATATCCTACCTGATATTTCATATTCATCCGCAGGATATTCTGAAACTTCCAAAGGTATTGTGTAAGATTGAACATCATGGGTATTTCTTTCTTCTTTCGTGATATTTAAACTTATATCGCCATTTAACAAGCCTTCTAATCCGACTGGTGCGAGCAACGTTGGCGATAATTCGGGTTGTTGGGTGGAACTATTGTTAATCTCAGAAGGTTGTGTAAATGGTTCCGATATATTGTCTAAAATTCCATATTCAAGAAGCTCGGCGGAACGATTAGCTAATCTGGATGTATTAATAAGCATTTCATAAGGCTCTGGTACCACACATTCATCGTCCTCATTGAGTAAACCATTTGCTGACGCTTGACTGAAACTATTTATATCTGCTCTCCAAATAGAGTAATTGATTTCGTCATCTGACAAAACTATGCAATCTTCAGAACTATCCTCTCTATCGATACTCACTTTCCCAGTACTTAATGCGAGTTCGGAACTTGCAGCGGATTTGTTTAAGTTGTTTAAATTTCCTGTATTTATAGCATTTTCACTTCGATCAAATGAGTTTTCTTTAATAGCTCTCCAATCCGTATTTTCGGAGACATCATTTGGAttaatattctccattaagatcttaAAGCTTTCACCATCCATAGACACATGCTCTTCTTCTTGAGTTAAATCTATAATACTCGAAATAGGACTTGTGGCGTTCCGATTTTCTGTAGTATCTGTATTATTCAAAGGAGATACGACTGAAATAGCTGTTTAGGGTACAGAGAGGTTACGGAACTTTTAGTATCAAAACGAACATTTTATTTCGCAGACATTACTCAGAGCagaataattttgtttaccaGAATATTCGTTACACCTAAAGCTAATAGATAcaatataaagtttatattatatGTCAATATTTGTCTGTCCGTTCATCATAAATGAATTAAGCTCTAATTTGCCCCGTCACTCTGATGCTCTCAAAAACATTGGGAAGCTTTCTGTTGATGGCGGTCAGTGCGTTGCGTCGACGTTCCCAAAGGCGGCTCCGCTTTAAGCAGACGACTATAGGAATGGTTTTTCTCCGAAATATCAGGCCTCGCTATACGAGTTTAAGTGTTCGACCGGAGCATCACTTGACTTCTTTTGTCTTTCAGACTTGCTAACAAGATATCTCGTTGCGGTCATGGCTTAGGACTATAACTATAAAACAGTTGCGAAAACTGCAAAGGTTGGTGATGTCATTGTGAAATCGCCCCATataatgaatgaaatgaaaatggcGGCAAAAAGACTATGGAGAACAGGCTCTAACCGCTCTGAAGCTGAGGATTTGTTTAGGCAATAAAAGTGAATGATAGAAACTCCACTATAAGATGTTGTATAAATATCCTGGACCAAGTGGTCCACCTAGCTAGACCGGAGCATCTACAAAatgatttaatatattaaaaacatctTATACAAATCAACTAGGAATTATAACAAGTAAGTGCAGTAGGTGTAATCGTAgactttatactcttgcaaggaTCACCTggagttcgaaaatctttatattaggtatatgggacaTTACgggtgtaaaatttagtgtctctggtgcttttatttattgagttatCACGCTTTGGGCAAATTAAAGTTTAGTATCTTAATTTGGAACTTACTCatagcactttataggttttctatTTTCGTTTCCTGGGCATTGCAATAATCCAATTCCGCCGCTAACGCACCAAGGAACGTATGTACCGAGTTTCAAAAagatgtctcaatttttactcaagttaatgCTTgtacggatttcaactcgtttcgttatcctaatcatttatatttaatcctatatctatctcgattagtttcagGTAGTTTTAGTAagaaccgttaggtgaacaaaactattatactctgcagtAACATGTTGTAATacatagtataaaaatataaaacataaccCCAATGGAAAACAACTTTGTTGGTGACATCACCACAGCAAATATTATTTCGGCagcggttatttattatattaaaataataaatatttagtatttaataaatttacctTCTTGGTATGCATTTGTTTCGTATTCATTGCAAGATGCCATTTTTGGAATAACAACTTCTTCTAATTCGTCTTCTGAACTCGCGAATATATTCGGCGATTGACTGCGAGTTCCCTTAGATATACTTACAAGATTTTCTGAAGGTTTTTGTGAGGTGCTTAGGAAGTTTTGCTTGATATCAACTTGCGCTGAACTATAGCTTTGATCATCTTGTACTGTGCTGATGGTTTTTTCGATTAGAGGTGTGCCGTGGCCTGATAAAACTTGTTTATGTTCAATGCACTCCATtttgttttcaacaaaattttcattattattgcaattttcgaGGTTGTCTTGAATATGATAACTGTATTTTTCATTATCAGTTCTAATTGTCGAATCCGTAGGATCACGAAAGTTATCATCGGAAggtttggaatttttttcaggTTGAAATGTGGAAATTAAAACCTTTTTCACTCCGAAGTGTTCTTCCAAATTTATAAACGATTGATTCATGagattaacaaatttatttgatttgttttgacCTTGGTTAGCTTTTTGAGGAGACAATTCACGCCCCTCTATAGCATGCCAGTTTTTTAACAAATAGCCAGCTTGTACGTGGTTGACGTCAAAgagattttttacataaaaactttCAAGGTTTATTCTATCTTCATTTTCAAATGCTTTGGTAATTGCTTTGGATGGTTTAAGTTTCTGAAGATTATAACTAAATAACGCATATGATTCTGAATGAGTTTCAGacaaaaacaattgtttgtCCTTCCATTCTTGGCTCATTAAAAAGTCTATTTTAGATTGTACTTTCTTAGCTTGAAGTTTAGAATCTCGTAATGTTAGTGATGTATATTTGTTGATCCATTTATTTCTACCTCTCCGATTTGAACCAGGCAATAATGCGGTACTTAAACTGTTATAGGCTGCAAAAgatgtagaataaaaataacattaaatatcaaaaatacaagCATTGTTAAAAACTAATAGTTGAGAGATCTTCAACTGACATTAAATAGCCGCATCTTATGAAAAACAGGAATCGCCAACAGGAATCCAGTGACTTTAGGGAAATTAAGAgaacatatttgcaaaaaataggTTATAGGCTTATAGAAGAATATTAAATGTTCAGTTTACGCAAACCTAGCTAGTTCGGGTGGATCAATATAAAAACATACTTATTACACACTACAAGTtagaaagagctaagttcgggtataaacGATCATTTTATATTCTGGCCATTTGCAGTGCTCTAAGACGGGGAAATACCTACATGTTTGccaagaaaacattaaaatttatttataaatcgaCATTATTAACTCAAATTATGCGATATAGGcaactaaagaaaaaatttaacatattaggTATAACGGCAAAAGCTCATTTCGAAGCATTTCGTGCATCTTGCATAATGGAGAAAATCCCCACTTACGTTTTAGAAaagatattttacatattttgaccAAAATAAATGGTTTAAAGTAAAATGGAAAGTCGGAAATTCCTGTATTTTGACATATTGTGGCAAGGGAAGGTCTGGACTGATTGCATTAACTTTTGACATTACTCAAGTATACTCGAGaacatattttcatgaaattttacacactcacacattgTCCGACACAGTATACTGCATTAAGTCTACTAGACTCacggaaatcattatatgtagaaTATCGGCGCTAGGGGTAGTATTGACCTGATTTTCGGGGTTAAACTACAGTACGGCCAGTGTTATACGTTCTTAccagaaaaatatgttctatgCGTTTCATTAAGAAACCTCACTCAAGTCAAACAGATATTTGAAAATCCATATATTAAGTTAGGGTCTgagaatttcttaatttttgaaacatcgaaaaatattctctgcgtccagtattttcagtaaaaagtctGAAGTAGACACCGACTCCACACATAGTATTTGTTACATGGTGTTTGAAAAGTCATGATCAgattttgagacttgagatggcATACCTTCAAAACATTATTTGTACGAAGTTTTATcccaatatatttattgttgcttGATTGTATACCaagaagtgaaagaatcagaagaaatttaaaattgttatttccaaagaattttatttcataaatttcagttaatttttggTTGCAGGTCAATCGTCATTTAAGAAATTCAGTCAGCTAAGCTTCACAAATGGGTACTGAAAACTTTACTGGGGCTGGATCAAATAATTTCGAATAtccgtttgttttttattaaaatttgtcgTAATATCGAAATGGGATGAAATCGAGTCAATATATACCTAGCTCTCATACACCTTTTATAAGAAATTCAAATTTCCAGTTGGCTTTATATCGTGGATATCTGCCAATATGTTATCAAATGTTTACACTTTATacatacactcgtggccacgcaaagcttaccacatactttcttaaatttttttcaatttagtcttttttcttcaatttagttctttgttaagtttttagtaagcagaagtaaactaaattatattgtctaattataattatagtttttaatttattacgtttaatcaGAAAAAACACAATCTAGctttctgtgcttatacaaaagcgctctatttcattgtttttaaagtaatacCGCGACTAAACTTggtgtttcaatttaaaaaaaaagaaaataaaacgtcaatttcaattatagtgtaaatgaaatttacaattaaaaaaataaaatatgtccgtctcttacatttcgagctcattttgtaaagctcactaactttcaaatgattttgcaTATAGCTggatgtgttttgtttttaatttttaatagttttgataAATAccatgtcattaacttatttctatataaaaaatgtatgtaccgCAAAAGTACTGCTATAAAGAGTTGTTAAATATGCAgaacacttgaaaatttttagttctAAGCTTTACGTGGCCATGAGATGTAGATATAGCTTACTGTCCAAAATGTCTCGTGaccaaattttagtttaattcaGTCGTTGtcttcaaataataaatgctacaatttttaataaaaagttttgcaaCACCTGAAAGCATGTCCCCGCCCTTAACCTTTGCAAATTGCGAAagttttgttgtggtttttttaattgttaaactAGAGGAAATAATATTGAGTACTCTTTTATTTTAACACTGCACTAGTTTGACTTTGGATTCTATTGGTTTCAAAGTAATTACTAACTTACGATTCTGTTTATTTGGACTAATAAACTTTTGAATCTAATTTAAGAGCTCAATTCTGAAGCCAATTATTTTCAGATATCGGTGTTAAAACagtgacaaaatatatttttataatttaaaaaaatatcactttCCAATTTGGAAActtattagaattaaaaattactgaTCTAAAATTTACTATTAGCATCTACATACCTTCTAAACCACATGGACGAAAACCGTATTGACCTAATATATTTTGAACGTTTTCCAAATTTACTTCGTTGTTTTCAACTCGCTGATCTGCAAAGTCGAAGTTAGACGAACCACGGGTTTCCACTTGTGATTTAGACAATGCGAGTGCGAGATGTATTTCATCAGCACTGAAATTATCAAGTCTGCATTGTTGAGACGTAATCTCCGAAAACATAACTTCATTTCGCATGAGCAAAGTTTTAATATTCTGCTGGCCTCTAGAAAGTGTTCTTTTGTTTCGGGAGGAATTATTTTTACGTTTCAAATTAGTTCGTATCTTAGTTTTCTTTACAGGAACCTCAAAGTTGTCTTCATTATTATCTTTGGAACATTGATACGGGTTTGTTTCCTCcgtcaaaacaaattttcgtaAACTGGTCCGCTTTCTTCCATTTGTTTTCAACTGTGTTTCGCTTTGCTGATTTTCTGCTTGTAAATGATCTTGTCCAGTATTAATCAAGCCTCTTATTGAACATCCACCTTCCAAATGCACAACCTCATTTGATTTTGGTTCATTTCCTTGAATAACTTCATTTACTTTTGGTGCCTCAAAATACTTTGATAACAATCCGTTGCTTGATTTAGTTTtccttcaaacaaaaataattccaaaatataaatattctttcgaattctttagatttattttttttattatgtttacattccaaattttataatattgttttaCCGTAAACTACCGCTTGTACTTGATTCATGATGTTTAATTCCGGACAACCGAAGTTTCCTTAAATTAGCTTTCCGAGTTTCCCGATCCATTAGCAAGTTTTATCTTTGAGAATTAAAGTCTTTTCCTTCATCAATACGTTTTTGTATTTCTCTGCTGGTTAGAGGCTTAGGAAAACTGAATAAATAACGACGATCGATCTCCTCTTCTGTTGGAGTAAATAACGAGTCGCAAAGGCCTTTATTAATCTTTTTAAATGTTGGAGTATACCTGGAATATAgaggtttaaataaaaaatacagccaCAATAAATTGTGATAATAAAAGCTTACACCCAAGCTGCTAAAAACACAGCTCCTAAACCAATCCAaccaaatgcaaatttatttcggAACTGATATGCAGGTGTCCCACGAGTGCGTCGAGGCTTTCTACTGTTGTTTTCAGAACTGTCCATAACCACACCTTCACtggttaattattttatatcaataATATATTACACAACATTAAAGTATATCACGGCAAAACAAATTTCTAATTATCAATATATACTAGTGATGAGCGATATTTCAGTACCGgcgattttatcactattttttaaCATCGCAGTCGCTTTTTTCATGATATGCTGAatacaatgagcgcgacagactgcaaacgacatctgtcaaatattaaaatacacacgttcttggggacacagttattttgacAACTGCACGGCTGCAGGCCgccagttgtcgctctcgctaacttcaatatatttttatatttgcaaaacgacagtagagttgacagtagagagatgaggtagagtggtgatgccactaatatgtaaaatgtaaaattattcaaagctctaacaaacctgacgttattttacaaataaaagcataaaatagctctattatatcatttgtaataacaattgataatttaaagcaaataaattgacctatttacttattttttgcataaaaaatttcactttgaacaaaataaaaaaatttcattgaagtgcaaggtattagtatggccacaacgaaattgagtatatgcaaaatggacagctgtgttttcttgtgtacatgccgTCCATTATTATGTCGCTgtcttcttacaaatgttcatgtagaaggATTCATGACGTCATgtacagttcactgtcgtgctgccatgtcgtgtcgctCTCTATGTATTCAGCACTTTAGTCACAATATTTTGTGAAAGGATCACGATCCATCGATATTGCATACTAAACATTGCATATATTGAGCGTGTAGTTGTCGCCATACAAATCACTAATATGTTATTGATAATCGGTTTGTTTAC
This window harbors:
- the LOC126761004 gene encoding structure-specific endonuclease subunit SLX4 isoform X1, producing MDRETRKANLRKLRLSGIKHHESSTSGSLRKTKSSNGLLSKYFEAPKVNEVIQGNEPKSNEVVHLEGGCSIRGLINTGQDHLQAENQQSETQLKTNGRKRTSLRKFVLTEETNPYQCSKDNNEDNFEVPVKKTKIRTNLKRKNNSSRNKRTLSRGQQNIKTLLMRNEVMFSEITSQQCRLDNFSADEIHLALALSKSQVETRGSSNFDFADQRVENNEVNLENVQNILGQYGFRPCGLEAYNSLSTALLPGSNRRGRNKWINKYTSLTLRDSKLQAKKVQSKIDFLMSQEWKDKQLFLSETHSESYALFSYNLQKLKPSKAITKAFENEDRINLESFYVKNLFDVNHVQAGYLLKNWHAIEGRELSPQKANQGQNKSNKFVNLMNQSFINLEEHFGVKKVLISTFQPEKNSKPSDDNFRDPTDSTIRTDNEKYSYHIQDNLENCNNNENFVENKMECIEHKQVLSGHGTPLIEKTISTVQDDQSYSSAQVDIKQNFLSTSQKPSENLVSISKGTRSQSPNIFASSEDELEEVVIPKMASCNEYETNAYQEAISVVSPLNNTDTTENRNATSPISSIIDLTQEEEHVSMDGESFKILMENINPNDVSENTDWRAIKENSFDRSENAINTGNLNNLNKSAASSELALSTGKVSIDREDSSEDCIVLSDDEINYSIWRADINSFSQASANGLLNEDDECVVPEPYEMLINTSRLANRSAELLEYGILDNISEPFTQPSEINNSSTQQPELSPTLLAPVGLEGLLNGDISLNITKEERNTHDVQSYTIPLEVSEYPADEYEISGRIYTTRIVTDPKPEFMHQSESEILKQLYQYGIKPLKRKQAVKLLEFIYNSTHPLILKQTPNCSKQNDNSRIPEQSNKGPSNHIIPPANKLQLKDCFGSQIQLFKNDLQLDLDCEDYIFQTNVTKKTSRPLLPLHIAWHNLVSSSIILNETILTYQPIDLQEIYVFLKEIGYRFDPKDMKAFLDKRCIIFRYDMTQPDRQAERHTRKHKKTTKR
- the LOC126761007 gene encoding uncharacterized protein LOC126761007, with the protein product MDSSENNSRKPRRTRGTPAYQFRNKFAFGWIGLGAVFLAAWVYTPTFKKINKGLCDSLFTPTEEEIDRRYLFSFPKPLTSREIQKRIDEGKDFNSQR
- the LOC126761004 gene encoding structure-specific endonuclease subunit SLX4 isoform X6, with the translated sequence MDRETRKANLRKLRLSGIKHHESSTSGSLRKTKSSNGLLSKYFEAPKVNEVIQGNEPKSNEVVHLEGGCSIRGLINTGQDHLQAENQQSETQLKTNGRKRTSLRKFVLTEETNPYQCSKDNNEDNFEVPVKKTKIRTNLKRKNNSSRNKRTLSRGQQNIKTLLMRNEVMFSEITSQQCRLDNFSADEIHLALALSKSQVETRGSSNFDFADQRVENNEVNLENVQNILGQYGFRPCGLEAYNSLSTALLPGSNRRGRNKWINKYTSLTLRDSKLQAKKVQSKIDFLMSQEWKDKQLFLSETHSESYALFSYNLQKLKPSKAITKAFENEDRINLESFYVKNLFDVNHVQAGYLLKNWHAIEGRELSPQKANQGQNKSNKFVNLMNQSFINLEEHFGVKKVLISTFQPEKNSKPSDDNFRDPTDSTIRTDNEKYSYHIQDNLENCNNNENFVENKMECIEHKQVLSGHGTPLIEKTISTVQDDQSYSSAQVDIKQNFLSTSQKPSENLVSISKGTRSQSPNIFASSEDELEEVVIPKMASCNEYETNAYQEAISVVSPLNNTDTTENRNATSPISSIIDLTQEEEHVSMDGESFKILMENINPNDVSENTDWRAIKENSFDRSENAINTGNLNNLNKSAASSELALSTGKVSIDREDSSEDCIVLSDDEINYSIWRADINSFSQASANGLLNEDDECVVPEPYEMLINTSRLANRSAELLEYGILDNISEPFTQPSEINNSSTQQPELSPTLLAPVGLEGLLNGDISLNITKEERNTHDVQSYTIPLEVSEYPADEYEISGRIYTTRIVTDPKPEFMHQSESEILKQLYQYGIKPLKRKQA
- the LOC126761004 gene encoding structure-specific endonuclease subunit SLX4 isoform X2; protein product: MDRETRKANLRKLRLSGIKHHESSTSGSLRKTKSSNGLLSKYFEAPKVNEVIQGNEPKSNEVVHLEGGCSIRGLINTGQDHLQAENQQSETQLKTNGRKRTSLRKFVLTEETNPYQCSKDNNEDNFEVPVKKTKIRTNLKRKNNSSRNKRTLSRGQQNIKTLLMRNEVMFSEITSQQCRLDNFSADEIHLALALSKSQVETRGSSNFDFADQRVENNEVNLENVQNILGQYGFRPCGLEAYNSLSTALLPGSNRRGRNKWINKYTSLTLRDSKLQAKKVQSKIDFLMSQEWKDKQLFLSETHSESYALFSYNLQKLKPSKAITKAFENEDRINLESFYVKNLFDVNHVQAGYLLKNWHAIEGRELSPQKANQGQNKSNKFVNLMNQSFINLEEHFGVKKVLISTFQPEKNSKPSDDNFRDPTDSTIRTDNEKYSYHIQDNLENCNNNENFVENKMECIEHKQVLSGHGTPLIEKTISTVQDDQSYSSAQVDIKQNFLSTSQKPSENLVSISKGTRSQSPNIFASSEDELEEVVIPKMASCNEYETNAYQEAISVVSPLNNTDTTENRNATSPISSIIDLTQEEEHVSMDGESFKILMENINPNDVSENTDWRAIKENSFDRSENAINTGNLNNLNKSAASSELALSTGKVSIDREDSSEDCIVLSDDEINYSIWRADINSFSQASANGLLNEDDECVVPEPYEMLINTSRLANRSAELLEYGILDNISEPFTQPSEINNSSTQQPELSPTLLAPVGLEGLLNGDISLNITKEERNTHDVQSYTIPLEVSEYPADEYEISGRIYTTRIVTDPKPEFMHQSESEILKQLYQYGIKPLKRKQAVKLLEFIYNSTHPLILKQTPNCSKQNDNSRIPEQSNKGPSNHIIPPANKLQLKDCFGSQIQLFKNDLQLDLDCEDYIFQTNVTKKTSRPLLPLHIAWHNLVSSSIILNETILTYQPIDLQEIYVFLKEIGYRFDPKDMKAFLDKRCIIFRYDMTQPDRQAERHTRKHKKTTKR
- the LOC126761004 gene encoding structure-specific endonuclease subunit SLX4 isoform X4; protein product: MDRETRKANLRKLRLSGIKHHESSTSGSLRKTKSSNGLLSKYFEAPKVNEVIQGNEPKSNEVVHLEGGCSIRGLINTGQDHLQAENQQSETQLKTNGRKRTSLRKFVLTEETNPYQCSKDNNEDNFEVSVKKTKIRTNLKRKNNSSRNKRTLSRGQQNIKTLLMRNEVMFSEITSQQCRLDNFSADEIHLALALSKSQVETRGSSNFDIADQRVENNEVNLENVQNILGQYGFRPCGLKAYNSLSTALLPGSNRRGRNKWINKYTSLTLRDSKLQAKKVQSKIDFLMSQEWKDKQLFLSETHSESYALFSYNLQKLKPSKAITKAFENEDRINLESFYVKNLFDVNHVQAGYLLKNWHAIEGRELSPQKANQGQNKSNKFVNLMNQSFINLEEHFGVKKVLISTFQPEKNSKPSDDNFRDPTDSTIRTDNEKYSYHIQDNLENCNNNENFVENKMECIEHKQVLSGHGTPLIEKTISTVQDDQSYSSAQVDIKQNFLSTSQKPSENLVSISKGTRSQSPNIFASSEDELEEVVIPKMASCNEYETNAYQEAISVVSPLNNTDTTENRNATSPISSIIDLTQEEEHVSMDGESFKILMENINPNDVSENTDWRAIKENSFDRSENAINTGNLNNLNKSAASSELALSTGKVSIDREDSSEDCIVLSDDEINYSIWRADINSFSQASANGLLNEDDECVVPEPYEMLINTSRLANRSAELLEYGILDNISEPFTQPSEINNSSTQQPELSPTLLAPVGLEGLLNGDISLNITKEERNTHDVQSYTIPLEVSEYPADEYEISGRIYTTRIVTDPKPEFMHQSESEILKQLYQYGIKPLKRKQAVKLLEFIYNSTHPLILKQTPNCSKQNDNSRIPEQSNKGPSNHIIPPANKLQLKDCFGSQIQLFKNDLQLDLDCEDYIFQTNVTKKTSRPLLPLHIAWHNLVSSSIILNETILTYQPIDLQEIYVFLKEIGYRFDPKDMKAFLDKRCIIFRYDMTQPDRQAERHTRKHKKTTKR
- the LOC126761004 gene encoding structure-specific endonuclease subunit SLX4 isoform X3, which produces MDRETRKANLRKLRLSGIKHHESSTSGSLRKTKSSNGLLSKYFEAPKVNEVIQGNEPKSNEVVHLEGGCSIRGLINTGQDHLQAENQQSETQLKTNGRKRTSLRKFVLTEETNPYQCSKDNNEDNFEVSVKKTKIRTNLKRKNNSSRNKRTLSRGQQNIKTLLMRNEVMFSEITSQQCRLDNFSADEIHLALALSKSQVETRGSSNFDIADQRVENNEVNLENVQNILGQYGFRPCGLEAYNSLSTALLPGSNRRGRNKWINKYTSLTLRDSKLQAKKVQSKIDFLMSQEWKDKQLFLSETHSESYALFSYNLQKLKPSKAITKAFENEDRINLESFYVKNLFDVNHVQAGYLLKNWHAIEGRELSPQKANQGQNKSNKFVNLMNQSFINLEEHFGVKKVLISTFQPEKNSKPSDDNFRDPTDSTIRTDNEKYSYHIQDNLENCNNNENFVENKMECIEHKQVLSGHGTPLIEKTISTVQDDQSYSSAQVDIKQNFLSTSQKPSENLVSISKGTRSQSPNIFASSEDELEEVVIPKMASCNEYETNAYQEAISVVSPLNNTDTTENRNATSPISSIIDLTQEEEHVSMDGESFKILMENINPNDVSENTDWRAIKENSFDRSENAINTGNLNNLNKSAASSELALSTGKVSIDREDSSEDCIVLSDDEINYSIWRADINSFSQASANGLLNEDDECVVPEPYEMLINTSRLANRSAELLEYGILDNISEPFTQPSEINNSSTQQPELSPTLLAPVGLEGLLNGDISLNITKEERNTHDVQSYTIPLEVSEYPADEYEISGRIYTTRIVTDPKPEFMHQSESEILKQLYQYGIKPLKRKQAVKLLEFIYNSTHPLILKQTPNCSKQNDNSRIPEQSNKGPSNHIIPPANKLQLKDCFGSQIQLFKNDLQLDLDCEDYIFQTNVTKKTSRPLLPLHIAWHNLVSSSIILNETILTYQPIDLQEIYVFLKEIGYRFDPKDMKAFLDKRCIIFRYDMTQPDRQAERHTRKHKKTTKR
- the LOC126761004 gene encoding structure-specific endonuclease subunit SLX4 isoform X5 encodes the protein MDRETRKANLRKLRLSGIKHHESSTSGSLRKTKSSNGLLSKYFEAPKVNEVIQGNEPKSNEVVHLEGGCSIRGLINTGQDHLQAENQQSETQLKTNGRKRTSLRKFVLTEETNPYQCSKDNNEDNFEVPVKKTKIRTNLKRKNNSSRNKRTLSRGQQNIKTLLMRNEVMFSEITSQQCRLDNFSADEIHLALALSKSQVETRGSSNFDFADQRVENNEVNLENVQNILGQYGFRPCGLEAYNSLSTALLPGSNRRGRNKWINKYTSLTLRDSKLQAKKVQSKIDFLMSQEWKDKQLFLSETHSESYALFSYNLQKLKPSKAITKAFENEDRINLESFYVKNLFDVNHVQAGYLLKNWHAIEGRELSPQKANQGQNKSNKFVNLMNQSFINLEEHFGVKKVLISTFQPEKNSKPSDDNFRDPTDSTIRTDNEKYSYHIQDNLENCNNNENFVENKMECIEHKQVLSGHGTPLIEKTISTVQDDQSYSSAQVDIKQNFLSTSQKPSENLVSISKGTRSQSPNIFASSEDELEEVVIPKMASCNEYETNAYQEDTTENRNATSPISSIIDLTQEEEHVSMDGESFKILMENINPNDVSENTDWRAIKENSFDRSENAINTGNLNNLNKSAASSELALSTGKVSIDREDSSEDCIVLSDDEINYSIWRADINSFSQASANGLLNEDDECVVPEPYEMLINTSRLANRSAELLEYGILDNISEPFTQPSEINNSSTQQPELSPTLLAPVGLEGLLNGDISLNITKEERNTHDVQSYTIPLEVSEYPADEYEISGRIYTTRIVTDPKPEFMHQSESEILKQLYQYGIKPLKRKQAVKLLEFIYNSTHPLILKQTPNCSKQNDNSRIPEQSNKGPSNHIIPPANKLQLKDCFGSQIQLFKNDLQLDLDCEDYIFQTNVTKKTSRPLLPLHIAWHNLVSSSIILNETILTYQPIDLQEIYVFLKEIGYRFDPKDMKAFLDKRCIIFRYDMTQPDRQAERHTRKHKKTTKR